Proteins co-encoded in one Papaver somniferum cultivar HN1 chromosome 5, ASM357369v1, whole genome shotgun sequence genomic window:
- the LOC113277971 gene encoding uncharacterized protein LOC113277971, which produces MAPRGPNFTTEEDTMICRIHLAISQDSATGTDQPERVLWSRIKDKLEEALPCKPKRTWTSIQSRFQGISRQVSLYSAKVLEVDGEYHSGWNEVLRVEEIRKRFKESNGNKKFKHEECYEILKDSIKYSGRSTFVFDSGQEMEDSQSGEENADIEETIPGESSDDLDIGDIENTRKRQLGKKASKQLKKTGRAKSNAQEEMLEDIIKEQQSFNEHYKAQSLMKMGQRQAEFEAIQAKSAAKFAAKQARQEKLDLKKEADDDLAIMLKDVSTLDTVTREYFELRKMEILQRKRNQS; this is translated from the exons ATGGCACCACGAGGTCCCAATTTTACAACAGAAGAAGATACAATGATATGTAGAATCCATTTAGCCATATCTCAAGATTCTGCTACCGGAACCGATCAACCAGAAAGAGTATTATGGAGTCGGATCAAAGATAAGTTGGAAGAAGCCCTGCCTTGTAAACCAAAACGTACTTGGACTTCTATCCAGAGTCGATTTCAGGGAATCAGTAGACAGGTTTCACTTTATTCTGCAAAAGTGTTGGAAGTTGATGGTGAATATCATAGCGGATGGAATGAAGTCTTGAGG GTTGAAGAGATAAGAAAGCGATTCAAAGAAAGTAATGGtaacaaaaaatttaagcacgaagagtgctacgaaATTCTAAAAGATAGTATCAAATATTCAGGACGGTCGACGTTTGTGTTTGATTCAGGCCAAGAAATGGAAGATTCTCAGAGTGGTGAGGAAAACGCTGATATTGAGGAAACAATTCCAGGCGAGTCCAGTGATGATCTAGATATTGGAGATATAGAGAACACACGTAAGCGTCAGTTGGGGAAGAAAGCATCGAAACAActaaagaaaacagggagagcaaAATCCAATGCCCAGGAGGAAATGCTAGAGGATATAATTAAGGAGCAGCAAAGTTTCAATGAACATTACAAAGCACAATCACTAATGAAGATGGGACAGAGACAAGCTGAGTTTGAAGCAATACAAGCTAAGTCTGCGGCAAAGTTTGCGGCGAAACAAGCTAGGCAAGAAAAACTCGATTTAAAGAAAGAAGCGGACGATGACTTGGCCATAATGTTGAAGGATGTCTCTACATTGGACACTGTAACAAGagagtacttcgaacttcgaaagaTGGAAATACTACAACgcaaaagaaaccaatcttaa
- the LOC113279860 gene encoding uncharacterized protein LOC113279860, giving the protein MTWSHTRIKIPRNREAGDILLWNDYFSDNPTYPANIFRRRFRMRRELFNRILADVVSRNPYFAQKRDACGILGLSPHQKVTAAIRMLAYGCAADAIDEYLRIGETTVLEATRRFCKTIVVLYGKEYLRSPTAESGVYTAYKGSESIVLEAVVSHDLWFWHAFFGMPGSCNDINVMNRSYIFRKLINGKTPPVNFEVNGHAYDMGYYLGDGIYPQIATIVMAIKQPDTPKKYKFSSMQEGARKDVERGFGVLQQQFAIVKQPARMWNPDVLAYIMKTVIILHNMIVEDERLPGDWPHEYDSRSRSAPVNISRVGTEELSRMRAAHRRHAIHNKETHFRLRQDLIEHIWSNFGDNY; this is encoded by the exons ATGACATGGTCTCATACTCGTATAAAAATACCAAGAAATCGTGAAGCCGGAGATATACTTCTCTGGAATGACTACTTTTCTGACAACCCCACCTACCCAGCTAACATATTTCGTAGGAGATTCAGAATGCGGCGAGAATTGTTCAACCGAATATTGGCAGATGTGGTGTCTAGAAATCCTTATTTTGCTCAAAAAAGAGATGCTTGTGGCATTCTTGGATTATCCCCTCATCAGAAAGTAACTGCAGCAATCcgaatgttagcttatggatgtgcAGCAGATGCAATAGATGAGTATTTACGCATTGGAGAAACCACCGTTTTAGAAGCAACCCGTCGGTTTTGCAAGACGATTGTGGTAttatatgggaaagaatatttacgCTCACCAACTGCGG AATCAGGAgtatacaccgcgtataaagggagtgaAAGTATTGTGCTAGAGGCAGTGGTGTCACATGATCTCTGGTTTTGGCATGcgttttttggtatgcccggctcCTGCAATGATATTAATGTAATGAATCGTTCTTATATTTTTCGAAAACTTATCAACGGGAAAACACCACCGGTGAACTTTGAAGTAAACGGGCATGCATATGATATGGGATATTATCTCGGTGATGGCATTTATCCACAGATTGCTACTATTGTGATGGCCATTAAACAACCAGATACAccgaaaaaatataaattttcatcgatgcaagagggagCACGGAAAGATGTAGAGCGTGGATTTGGTGTACTGCAACAACAATTTGCCATTGTCAAACAACCTGCACGAATGTGGAACccggatgtgcttgcctatataatGAAAACGGTTATtattttacataatatgatagtggaGGATGAGCGTCTTCCCGGTGATTGGCCACATGAATATGACTCACGTAGCAGGTCGGCACCGGTGAATATATCGAGGGTAGGTACTGAGGAACTTTCCAGAATGAGAGCTGCACATCGGCGTCATGCTATACACAATAAAGAAACACATTTTCGCTTGCGTCAAGATTTAATCGAACACATATGGTCAAATTTTGGAGATAATTATTAA
- the LOC113279859 gene encoding uncharacterized protein LOC113279859, translating into MGFTPLDWVVLTGLSIGIGDDVPYNPVKYKFDYVREHVFPEIEEPLDYEDPPISGKKRPPAQWISDAITIKFLTTYFKEDILVAANLDDKLAEKVARAFFMYVLGNFFFSNAKNYIDAAWLAAFEDLNAVDMYDWGGPAFAKLYVALNASGRGQKSLSGPFQILEFWGYEYLGICRPCDPTSEEKWPRTSRWKAKKKTIDIVHCRNALNQLTADIVTWRPWESAIGVLDSDVGRRAVELSNKRVIFTWIGKNMWYLGERSWRQNHPTFGIPRNPPFKIGEVSHEKAKLVKEAGWVDANMFVKAVSYNMYLRYWRHVTNFHQFVTKVDWVVELHGVDGDRVKHLIQRPAQHVPIPPPQQLSYPEAYNLVQEHADFNRAFREFVLYETEDRMIRLKAKDEVIRGLAARNNYLEDQMQFRMQQTPRPPIGFGSFSETIPPAVWAPVSQASTMSSVNPHPRMTFIPPRQTPSHTPTDE; encoded by the exons ATGGGATTCACGCCGCTTGATTGGGTAGTGTTGACAGGATTGAGTATTGGAATTGGGGATGATGTTCCGTATAACCCAGTCAAGTACAAATTTGATTATGTCCGTGAGCATGTTTTTCCAGAAATAGAAGAACCCTTAGATTATGAAGATCCCCCAATCTCTGGAAAAAAACGCCCCCCGGCACAGTGGATTTcagatgcaatcacaattaaattTTTGACTACGTATTTCAAAGAAGATATCTTGGTTGCAGCTAATTTGGATGACAAACTTGCAGAAAAAGTGGCGAGggccttttttatgtatgttttgggaaattttttcttttccaatgCAAAGAACTACATTGATGCGGcttggttagctgcttttgaggATCTAAATGCAGTTGATATGTATGATTGGGGTGGTCCTGCTTTTGCAAAATTGTATGTGGCACTCAACGCATCTGGTAGGGGACAGAAGTCATTATCTGGGCCgttccaaatattagag ttttggggatATGAATATCTGGGCATATGTAGACCGTGCGACCCAACTAGTGAAGAAAAATGGCCAAGAACTTCCCGGTGGAAAGCGAAGAAAAAGACTATCGATATTGTTCACTGTAGGAATGCGCTTAATCAGTTGACTGCAGACATCGTGACATGGAGACCGTGGGAATCCGCCAttggtgttcttgactctgatGTTGGTCGCAGGGCTGTGGAGCTTTCAAACAAAAGGGTTATATTTACTTGGATTGGCAAG AATATGTGGTACCTAGGAGAACGATCTTGGAGGCAAAATCATCCTACTTTTGGAATTCCTAGAAATCCACCATTTAAAATTGGCGAGGTCAGTCATGAGAAAGCAAAACTTGTGAAAGAAGCTGGATGGGTAGATGCAAATATGTTTGTGAAAGCTGTTTCATATAATATGTATCTGCGATATTGGCGACATGTAACTAACTTCCATCAATTCGTGACCAAAGTCGATTGGGTAGTTGAATTACACGGGGTTGATGGTGACCGTGTTAAACACCTTATTCAACGACCTGCTCAGCATGTACCtattccaccaccacaacaattATCATAC CCTGAAGCTTATAATCTAGTTCAAGAACATGCCGATTTTAATCGTGCGTTTCGCGAGTTTGTATTATATGAAACGGAAGACAGGATGATACGTTTAAAGGCAAAAGATGAAGTAATACGAGGCCTTGCAGCTCGTAACAATTACCTGGAGGATCAGATGCAATTCCGTATGCAACAAACGCCGCGTCCCCCTATTGGATTCGGCAGTTTTTCTGAAACTATCCCACCAGCGGTGTGGGCTCCAGTGAGTCAAGCATCAACAATGTCGTCTGTTAACCCCCATCCGAGAATGACGTTTATCCCACCACGGCAAACACCATCGCATACTCCTACTGATGAATAA